Proteins found in one Amycolatopsis umgeniensis genomic segment:
- a CDS encoding LCP family protein — MTEWPGPPIEARRGGGVVVFARRGVKVVFSLVSITILTLTWWGWQFIGDPSQGFATTNIFEDNGHPPAKPLDGAIDILLVGQDSRTDAQGNPLPREVLDMLHAGVSDGERQTDTMILVHIPQNGKKAVAISFPRDSWVEITGGFGKHKLNSAYVYAYNDTSKTLQQQGNSDLKDVDAKAKDAGRKNLIATLEKFIGKPKMIDRYAEVNLSSFYEITKAIGGVEVCLNGPVKEKKSGVDLPAGRQTVEGVQALAFVRQRYDLQNGDLDRIARQQAFLSGLANKVLSSDVLINPAKISDLIAAVKKSVVLSAGWDLPEFAAQMRGLTSGNVEFHTIPTQGDATIGGAAVLRVDPAQVQAEVTRLTSDGQTAPTETPDKLPGAEAVTVELFDGSGSPTLATETRALLQGKGFKLAPDTKLSTRNSTVIRYAPGDEDALALIKQLFGTAVQAEADRDVAPGKVRVLLGKDFKGASGGASAPPSKTSTPSKPAQPPSSAPAAPTTTPIVAGNVPCVN; from the coding sequence GTGACCGAGTGGCCCGGGCCACCCATCGAAGCGCGCCGTGGCGGCGGCGTCGTGGTGTTCGCCCGCCGTGGGGTGAAGGTCGTGTTCAGCCTGGTCTCGATCACGATCCTGACGCTGACCTGGTGGGGCTGGCAGTTCATCGGCGACCCGTCGCAGGGCTTCGCCACCACGAACATCTTCGAGGACAACGGCCATCCGCCCGCGAAACCGCTGGACGGCGCGATCGACATCCTGCTCGTCGGCCAGGACAGCCGCACCGACGCGCAGGGCAATCCGCTGCCGCGCGAAGTCCTCGACATGCTGCACGCCGGGGTCTCCGACGGCGAGCGCCAGACCGACACGATGATCCTGGTGCACATCCCCCAGAACGGTAAGAAGGCTGTCGCGATCTCCTTCCCCCGCGACTCCTGGGTCGAGATCACCGGCGGTTTCGGCAAGCACAAGCTCAACAGCGCGTACGTGTACGCCTACAACGACACGTCGAAGACGCTGCAGCAGCAGGGCAACTCCGATCTCAAGGACGTCGACGCCAAGGCCAAGGACGCCGGCCGCAAGAACCTGATCGCGACGCTCGAGAAGTTCATCGGCAAACCGAAGATGATCGACCGGTACGCCGAGGTGAACCTGTCGAGCTTCTACGAGATCACCAAGGCGATCGGCGGCGTCGAGGTCTGCCTCAACGGCCCGGTCAAGGAGAAGAAGTCCGGCGTCGACCTGCCCGCCGGACGGCAGACCGTCGAAGGCGTCCAGGCGCTCGCGTTCGTCCGCCAGCGATACGACCTGCAGAATGGCGACCTGGACCGGATCGCGCGGCAGCAGGCCTTCCTGTCCGGGCTGGCGAACAAGGTCCTCTCCTCCGACGTCCTGATCAACCCGGCGAAGATCTCCGACCTGATCGCCGCGGTGAAGAAGTCGGTCGTGCTGTCGGCGGGCTGGGATCTGCCGGAGTTCGCCGCGCAGATGCGCGGGCTGACCAGCGGCAACGTCGAGTTCCACACGATCCCGACCCAGGGTGACGCGACCATCGGCGGCGCCGCCGTGCTCCGGGTGGACCCGGCGCAGGTGCAGGCCGAGGTCACCCGCCTGACCTCCGACGGGCAGACGGCGCCCACCGAGACCCCGGACAAGCTGCCGGGCGCGGAAGCGGTGACCGTCGAACTGTTCGACGGATCCGGCTCCCCCACCCTGGCCACCGAGACCCGCGCTCTCTTGCAGGGCAAGGGTTTCAAACTCGCGCCCGACACCAAGCTCAGCACCCGCAACTCCACGGTCATCCGGTACGCGCCGGGCGACGAAGACGCGCTGGCCCTGATCAAGCAGCTCTTCGGCACCGCGGTGCAGGCCGAGGCGGATCGTGATGTCGCCCCCGGCAAGGTGCGGGTCCTGCTCGGCAAGGACTTCAAGGGCGCGTCGGGCGGCGCGAGCGCGCCCCCGTCGAAGACGTCGACACCCTCGAAGCCGGCTCAGCCGCCCTCCAGCGCTCCGGCGGCGCCCACCACGACGCCGATCGTCGCGGGGAATGTGCCCTGCGTCAATTAG
- a CDS encoding LCP family protein has protein sequence MDSEDKDTDARSEQLDAEDTKPEEDTASDTESDEEPRFVPTPYPRNPLPQPSGPPEDEAVSGVLAVPERGLRRAGRITRRIALGLVSLLALGTTGYAYVTKDQLQDNVPTTNALSKPDDPAAPPADDGANDILLVGSDARTDAQGNPLPLKVLKELRTEEKPGVNTDTIIILRIPKNGGKPSGISIPRDTWTEIPGRGPNKINSAYGVAKANYANAHRGEPDQAKLERDSDQEGRKALVQTVQDLTRIRIDHYAEVNLLGFYLLTEALGGVKVCLNHSTEDKDSGANFRRGEQTVSGGEALSFVRQRKNLPRGDLDRIVRQQTFLSSALNQVLSAGTLTSPSTMSGLMDVVRRSIVLDEGLDLLEFAQQAKGIASGDLTFTTIPVININGRSADGQSIVEIDAAAVRTFVSGLVGRGGGGSAPGAALAASSVPCVN, from the coding sequence ATGGACAGCGAAGACAAAGACACCGATGCGCGTTCTGAGCAGTTGGACGCCGAAGACACGAAGCCGGAAGAAGACACCGCGTCGGACACCGAGAGTGACGAAGAGCCCCGGTTCGTCCCGACCCCGTACCCGCGGAATCCGCTCCCCCAGCCGTCCGGCCCGCCCGAGGACGAAGCGGTCTCGGGAGTGCTCGCCGTACCCGAACGCGGGCTGCGCCGCGCCGGCCGGATCACCCGCCGGATCGCGCTCGGCCTCGTTTCGCTGCTCGCCCTCGGCACGACGGGCTACGCCTACGTCACCAAGGACCAGCTGCAGGACAACGTCCCCACGACGAACGCGCTGAGCAAACCGGACGATCCCGCCGCGCCGCCCGCCGACGACGGCGCGAACGACATCCTCCTGGTCGGCAGCGACGCCCGCACCGACGCGCAAGGCAATCCGCTGCCGCTCAAGGTCCTCAAGGAGCTGCGCACGGAGGAAAAGCCGGGCGTCAACACCGACACCATCATCATCCTGCGCATCCCGAAGAACGGCGGGAAACCGTCCGGTATCTCGATTCCGCGCGACACCTGGACCGAGATCCCCGGCCGCGGCCCCAACAAGATCAATTCGGCGTACGGCGTCGCGAAGGCCAACTACGCGAACGCCCACCGCGGCGAGCCCGACCAGGCGAAACTCGAACGCGACTCCGACCAGGAAGGCCGCAAGGCACTGGTCCAGACCGTTCAGGACCTGACGCGGATCCGCATCGACCACTACGCCGAGGTCAACCTGCTCGGGTTCTACCTGCTGACCGAGGCCCTGGGTGGCGTGAAGGTCTGCCTGAACCACTCCACCGAGGACAAGGACTCCGGCGCGAACTTCCGGCGCGGTGAACAGACCGTTTCCGGCGGTGAGGCGCTCTCCTTCGTACGGCAGCGGAAGAACCTGCCGCGCGGCGACCTCGACCGCATCGTGCGGCAGCAGACCTTCCTGTCCTCGGCCCTGAACCAGGTGCTCTCGGCGGGCACGCTGACCAGCCCGTCGACGATGAGCGGGCTGATGGACGTCGTGCGCCGGTCGATCGTCCTGGACGAGGGGCTGGACCTGCTGGAGTTCGCACAGCAGGCGAAGGGGATCGCGTCGGGCGACCTGACGTTCACGACCATCCCGGTGATCAACATCAACGGCCGCAGCGCGGACGGGCAGAGCATCGTCGAGATCGACGCCGCCGCCGTGCGGACCTTCGTCTCCGGCCTGGTGGGCCGTGGCGGTGG